The Benincasa hispida cultivar B227 chromosome 11, ASM972705v1, whole genome shotgun sequence genome has a segment encoding these proteins:
- the LOC120091841 gene encoding protein DJ-1 homolog D gives MAQSNSKSVLILCGDYMEDCEAMVLFQSLSAYGVSVDTVCPGKKAGDICRTGVHYSMGHQTYSETRGHNFALNATFDEIDFKKYDGLLIPGGRAPEYLAINSSVQSLVKKFSEAGKPIGTICHGQLVLAATGLLKGRKCTAYPPLGPVMTAAGASWIEPETMGACVADGNIITTVTYEGHPQFIRLFVKALGGNISGSDKRILFLCGDYMEDYEIFVPFHSFQALGCHVDAVCPQKKAGDSCPTAVHDFEGDQTYSEKPGHNFTLTADFEGLDASSYDALVIPGGRAPEYLALNARVIAIVKEFMEAKKPVASICHGQQILSAAGVLKGRKCTAYPAVRLNVELSGATWLEPDPIDRCFTDGNLVTGAAWPGHPQFISQLMKLLGIQVAF, from the exons ATGGCTCAATCGAACTCTAAATCTGTTCTCATCCTCTGCGGTGACTACATGGAAGACTGTGAG GCAATGGTCCTATTTCAATCGCTAAGCGCTTATGGAGTTTCAGTGGATACTGTTTGTCCGGGGAAAAAGGCTGGTGATATCTGTCGGACCGGCGTTCATTACTCGATGGGTCATCAG ACATATTCAGAAACTCGTGGGCACAATTTTGCACTGAATGCAACGTTTgatgaaattgattttaaaaaatatgatgGGTTGCTGATCCCGGGAGGACGAGCACCAGAATACCTTGCTATAAATAGTTCAGTGCAGAGTTTGGTGAAAAAATTTTCAGAGGCTGGGAAGCCAATTGGAACTATTTGCCATGGACAGTTGGTTTTGGCAGCTACAGGGTTGCTTAAAGGTCGGAAGTGTACAGCCTACCCACCCCTGGGACCTGTAATGACTGCTGCTGGTGCTTCTTGGATTGAGCCAGAGACTATGGGAGCATGTGTCGCTGATGGTAACATCATCACTACTGTCACATATGAGGGGCATCCTCAGTTCATTCGGCTTTTTGTCAAGGCACTTGGAGGAAATATCAGTGGATCAGATAAAAGAATTCTATTCCTTTGTGGG GATTACATGGAGGACTACGAGATATTTGTTCCATTTCATTCCTTTCAAGCTCTTGGTTGCCATGTTGATGCAGTTTGTCCCCAGAAAAAGGCTGGGGATAGCTGTCCAACTGCTGTCCATGATTTTGAAGGTGATCAAACTTACAGTGAGAAGCCGGGCCATAATTTTACGCTAACTGCTGATTTTGAAGGCTTAGATGCATCAAGTTATGATGCCCTTGTAATTCCTGGTGGTCGAGCACCAGAATATTTGGCCCTGAATGCGCGAGTTATTGCAATTGTCAAGGAGTTTATGGAGGCTAAGAAGCCAGTTGCTTCTATCTGCCATGGACAACAGATCTTATCTGCTGCTGGTGTTCTTAAG GGGAGGAAATGCACTGCTTACCCAGCTGTGAGACTGAATGTGGAATTGTCTGGGGCAACATGGTTGGAACCTGATCCAATCGACCGATGCTTCACAGATGGGAACCTGGTTACTGGAGCAGCTTGGCCTGGCCATCCTCAGTTCATCTCTCAGTTGATGAAACTTTTGGGTATCCAAGTGGCATTTTGA
- the LOC120090675 gene encoding uncharacterized protein LOC120090675, which produces MFLQPAVGESMSTRSTGVGVAPLSAEGSSGSGASSSSTTLEVNPQYRAWMAVDQLLLGWLYNSMTPKIAIQVMGFECARDLWINIQQLFGIQSRAEEDYLRHVFQTTRKGNLKMEDYLRTMKMNVDNLEQAGSPVPPRALVLQVLLGLDEEYNAIVATIQGRADMSWLDMQSKLLLYERRLEHQSNKKNNNRLQPSQ; this is translated from the coding sequence ATGTTTTTGCAACCTGCAGTCGGTGAGAGCATGTCGACTAGATCGACTGGAGTAGGAGTTGCTCCGCTTAGCGCAGAAGGAAGCTCCGGCAGTGGAGCTTCCAGCTCGTCGACAACACTTGAGGTAAATCCTCAATACAGAGCGTGGATGGCTGTAGATCAACTCCTCCTCGGCTGGCTGTATAACTCCATGACACCAAAGATCGCCATTCAAGTGATGGGGTTTGAATGTGCAAGGGATCTGTGGATCAacattcaacaactctttggtATTCAGTCTAGGGCTGAAGAAGACTATCTGAGACATGTGTTTCAAACAACCAGAAAaggtaatttgaaaatggaagatTACCTTCGAACCATGAAAATGAATGTTGATAATCTCGAGCAGGCTGGTAGTCCAGTGCCACCAAGAGCTCTTGTTTTGCAGGTTCTACTAGGACTTGATGAAGAGTACAATGCCATCGTGGCCACAATCCAAGGGAGAGCGGACATGTCATGGCTTGATATGCAATCGAAACTTCTCCTATATGAAAGAAGATTGGAACATCagtcaaacaaaaaaaacaacaataggcTTCAACCAAGTCAATAA